The Lolium perenne isolate Kyuss_39 chromosome 6, Kyuss_2.0, whole genome shotgun sequence genome segment TTCTTGGGATCGGCGGCCGTGGCGTACACCGTGTAGACCAGCGCGAAGGTGATGATGATCTCCATCACCACGCCCTCGAACTCGTTCatgccggcggcgacggcgtgcGTCGGGATGGCCTGCATGCGTTTAGAATCCATTGATTCATCTTTCAGTCTACGTACATAAGCTGAACGGGCAGTACAGTGATGGTGTTGCAAGTACTAGTACGGACCTTCCCGTGGGTGACGAACTTGAGCAGGAAGCAGGCAGCGGTGGAGCCGAGCAGCTGGGCGACCCAGTAGAAGATCCCGGTGAGGATGGTGATGTTGCCGCCGACGGCAAGGCCGAAGGTCACGGCGGGGTTGAGGTGCCCGCCGGAGATGTTTGCGGCGACCGCGACGCCGACGAAGAGGGCGAAGGCGTGGGCGATCGCGATGGCCACGAGACCAGCCGGGTCCAGAGCGCCATCACTGGTCAGTTTGCCTATGTACGCACACACGCCAATTTGCCATTTCATACTGATTCACTATGGAAAATAGAATAGAGTGATCAGACAGTTAACGATTGCCGTGACTCACCGTAGGCGATGGCGGACCCGACGCCAGCGAACACAAAGAGGAGGGTGGCGATGAACTCGGACACATAGGCCTTGATGGACGTGGCGCTGAAGGAGTCGCCGCAGCTTCCGAATGTGAGTTTCACCATCCTGCTTTCACTCCCTTTAATTAACTTGCTGCTCTGGATGATGATGTGTGTACGCTGATGAGTGAACTCCCTTCAGATTAGGCCCCTTTTATACACTCGAAATCGTGCTAACAACTTATTGGCAAGCTCCAGTTGCGGACTATAGAATCTATGGGCGGTGGGGATGGTTACCACGGATAGTTTAGTTTAAGGATTAGCTTCATCTATGATTGGTGCTACTAGACCGCCCAACCGCACTTTGCTTTGATCAAATGTTTTGTTGTTATTATGAACTTTTAGAGTATTTTACCTCATCTTGTGCTAACTAATACGGAGTAGTTGCTTAAGGCGAGCATTTAAATCGCTGGGGGTGTTTGATTTGCTGTCTTTGTTGCCTCTGTTGATGTTTGTGATGAAACTCTTTAGTAGTTAGTACACACAAATTCATCTAATCATGCAGAATGTAAATATCAAACTCGCTCTTGTATATAAAAGGTTGAATATCTACTTTTATTAGTTCTGAAAAGAGGTGAACTACAACTGTGTAGTTAGTATAATGTAGACAGACACTTTTCTACCTTGGTTGTCCATAACAGGACATAACTAATTAGTATTACAAATTTTTTTGGATGCTTAGGAAACTTTTGTATGCTTGCTTCATTAAAAAAATTAATTGTGGTTTTGGAGCAATTTTTCATTTTCTTTCACTACTGGGACATGGCCTCCCCTCGAGGAAACCCAATTTTCCTCCAAGTTTTCATTGTCGAGCTCCACATTAGTGTGATGGAGGTGTAATGAAAATGTCCCTCTTTCTCAACTCAAATGCGAAATCCACAACACCGTAGTTGTTGTCTCGCGTATCTTACAAGAGGTCTCCACCTTGATCCCTGGGAGAGAACTAGCATAGATCGTCACCCCCCCTCAGTTAACTTTTATCCAGCCAGTCAATGCTGGAAGCTTTTTTTGAGAAATAGAATAATGTTGCAGTAGTACAGGAAGAATCATTCTCAGTTTGCCAAATCAATCTACAGTAAGATTAATACTAAAATATCATTTAAAAGGTGAACATTTCACATAGTTTGGCAAAGTGATCTTGACATTAAACCAAAGGAGAACTCTGCATTCTCCAGAGTCGGCGAACCGAACAATATCTGTTCTGTCAGTTTGCATCATGTACGGCAACTGAAAATTGTATTGATGATTAGGACTGAATCCattggtttattttattctgtaaCAGTTTAATAGGATTTGCAATACCTTCTATTGCAAGTAAATTGGGGTTTTAAAGTGTGGTTCTTTATGGTGCTGAACTGCTGATTCAGAGTTTTCAATCATCGCAAATACTGTTACCTGGTGGTGGTAAAAGCTAGAAATGGGACTATATATAGCTCTTCTCTTGAGTAGTttcttatgctgctcccattgccaTCTAAATTTCCTCCTATTAAATTACTGCAAGTCAAAGTCTGGCCAGAGATGTAAGGTCTTGTGTTCCTGTCATGCAAGCCATGCGCATGTCATGCAAAACAGATCAATAGACTTTTAAGAAAACTGCAAGAATCTTCCGCATTTTTCATACTA includes the following:
- the LOC127306803 gene encoding probable aquaporin TIP2-1, translating into MVKLTFGSCGDSFSATSIKAYVSEFIATLLFVFAGVGSAIAYGKLTSDGALDPAGLVAIAIAHAFALFVGVAVAANISGGHLNPAVTFGLAVGGNITILTGIFYWVAQLLGSTAACFLLKFVTHGKAIPTHAVAAGMNEFEGVVMEIIITFALVYTVYATAADPKKGSLGTIAPIAIGFIVGANILAAGPFSGGSMNPARSFGPAVAAGDFAGNWVYWVGPLIGGGLAGLVYGDVFIASYQPVAEHDYA